The proteins below come from a single Sander vitreus isolate 19-12246 chromosome 15, sanVit1, whole genome shotgun sequence genomic window:
- the LOC144529840 gene encoding transcription factor Sox-9-like — protein sequence MNLLDAYLKMTEEQEKCHSDAPSPSMSEDSAGSPCPSGSGSDTENTRPSDNHLLLGPDYKKEGEEEKFPVCIRDAVSQVLKGYDWTLVPMPVRVNGSSKSKPHVKRPMNAFMVWAQAARRKLADQYPHLHNAELSKTLGKLWRLLNEVEKRPFVEEAERLRVQHKKDHPDYKYQPRRRKSVKNGQNDPEDGEQTHISPNAIFKALQQADSPASSLGEVHSPGEHSGQSQGPPTPPTTPKTDLHSSKTDLKREGRPMQEGTSRQLNIDFGAVDIGELSSEVISNMGSFDVDEFDQYLPPHSHAGVTGAAQAGYTSGYGISSSSVSQVANVGAHAWMSKQQQQQHSLTTLGGGGEQGQQGQQRTTQIKTEQLSPSHYSEQQGSPQHVTYGSFNLQHYSTSSYPSITRAQYDYSEHQGGANSYYSHAAGQSSGLYSTFSYMSPSQRPMYTPIADTTGVPSVPQTHSPQHWEQQPIYTQLSRP from the exons ATGAATCTCCTTGACGCTTACCTAAAGATGACAGAAGAACAGGAGAAGTGTCACTCTGACGCTCCCAGTCCCAGCATGTCTGAGGACTCCGCAGGCTCGCCGTGCCCGTCCGGGTCCGGTTCGGACACCGAGAACACCCGGCCGTCCGACAATCACCTCCTCTTGGGTCCAGACTACAAGAAAGAAGGCGAAGAAGAAAAGTTCCCCGTGTGTATCAGAGATGCGGTGTCCCAGGTGTTGAAGGGTTACGACTGGACGCTGGTGCCCATGCCGGTGCGCGTTAACggctcaagtaaaagtaaaccTCACGTCAAAAGACCCATGAACGCATTCATGGTCTGGGCTCAAGCTGCACGGAGGAAGCTGGCCGATCAATACCCGCATCTGCACAACGCGGAACTCAGCAAAACCCTGGGCAAACTTTGGAG ATTGCTCAACGAAGTAGAGAAGCGCCCGTTTGTGGAAGAAGCTGAGCGTTTGAGAGTGCAGCATAAGAAGGACCACCCCGACTACAAATACCAGCCAAGGCGGAGAAAATCTGTCAAGAACGGGCAAAACGACCCCGAGGACGGCGAGCAAACCCACATCTCTCCAAATGCGATCTTCAAGGCGCTGCAGCAGGCCGATTCTCCAGCGTCTAGTTTGGGCGAGGTGCATTCTCCAGGAGAGCACTCAG GTCAGTCCCAGGGCCCGCCAACACCCCCAACCACCCCCAAGACAGACCTCCACTCTAGCAAAACTGATCTGAAGCGTGAGGGGCGCCCCATGCAAGAGGGCACCAGTCGCCAGCTCAACATCGACTTTGGAGCTGTGGACATTGGCGAGCTGAGCAGCGAGGTCATCTCCAACATGGGGAGCTTTGATGTCGATGAGTTTGATCAGTACCTACCACCTCACAGCCATGCTGGGGTGACCGGAGCGGCCCAGGCTGGCTACACCAGCGGCTACGGCATCAGCAGCTCCTCAGTCAGCCAGGTGGCCAATGTCGGGGCCCACGCCTGGATGtccaagcagcagcagcagcagcactctcTGACAACCCTgggtggaggaggagagcaAGGCCAGCAGGGTCAGCAGAGAACCACCCAAATCAAGACAGAGCAGCTGAGTCCCAGCCACTACAGTGAGCAGCAGGGCTCCCCACAGCACGTCACCTATGGGTCCTTCAACCTGCAGCACTACAGCACCTCCTCTTACCCCTCCATCACAAGAGCACAGTATGACTATTCAGAACACCAAGGTGGTGCCAACTCCTACTACAGCCACGCGGCTGGCCAAAGCTCCGGCCTGTACTCCACCTTCAGCTACATGAGCCCCAGCCAGAGGCCGATGTACACCCCGATCGCTGACACCACCGGGGTGCCCTCTGTTCCCCAGACCCACAGTCCGCAGCATTGGGAGCAGCAGCCCATTTACACACAGCTCTCCAGGCCATGA